In a single window of the Penaeus chinensis breed Huanghai No. 1 chromosome 4, ASM1920278v2, whole genome shotgun sequence genome:
- the LOC125048352 gene encoding LOW QUALITY PROTEIN: protein flightless-1-like (The sequence of the model RefSeq protein was modified relative to this genomic sequence to represent the inferred CDS: deleted 1 base in 1 codon), translated as MAAGGTVLPFVRGIDLTKNDFKDTGIPRSIKEMSSLRWLRVNSAGIDDVPEEIGNLQKLEHLSLKNNNIEKLYGAVTSLPCLRSLNVRHNKLQKTGVPKDLFQMDDLTTLDFSHNKLTEIPEGLEEAKSLLVLNLSDNMIEEIPAQVFVNCTDLLYLNVGDNNLETFPPQIRRLVHLQTLILNNNPLTHFQFRQLPSLVALQTLHMRATQRSPSNLPANIEALTNLADVDLSHNDLQKIPDCIFTLRNIKRLNMSDNSISEISGSIDTWSKLEVLNMCRNNLTALPSQICKLESLRRLMVNENQLDFEGIPSGIGKMVALEVFSAAHNRLEMIPEGLCRCPNLKKLILNSNRLVTLPETIHCINETLEQLELADNPEMVWPPKPRGMAQGSGVAFYNIDFSLQAQLRNAGAQAAQLAATLAQQQGTPKDPIARKKRLRQFRKDQKDQQDDKQEKILKGMKEIAKDEEKQKQKDKMTEERSQEVKTQKRWDEALERPPLNYQEFFDEDVGQIPGITIWEIENFLPNQIEESVYGKFYEGDCYIVLKTEMDDSQNLEWKIFFWIGEKSTLDKKACSAIHAVNLRNYLGAQGRTHREEQADESDDFLRLFNHDITYIEGGRTASGFFTVEEMDYPVRLYRIFPTHTGIHLETVACCVESLDPRHVFLLDDGKVIYVWQGSKSKRTVTTKTRLCAEKMSKEERKNLAEIHTLVQGKEHPEWPQFWQALGLDEGEEEEIELEEHVDPSFTPVVPRLYQVGLGMGYLELPQVEIPEGKLVQKLLRTKNVYILDCYCDVFVWIGRKSTRLVRAAALKLSQELLKMILRPDHAATTLVKEGTEPQVFKTKFTGWTDVIDVDFTRTADSVRKTGANLKDWCSKQETKVDLSALFTPRQQPMSLEEAQQCMDEWNDDLDSMDAFVLEGKKFVKLPENELGHFYSGECYVFLCRYWVPGEPPEDDKEEETEPEDDFQCVVYFWQGRQASNMGWLTFTFSLQKKFEALFGDKLEVSRMHQQQEVVKFMAHFKRKFVIHSGRRRQDRQQAKPEEEEKPAEPKPSDQKPMRPRPKPRPPPPVEEPPKPKPELFHMRSNGSPLFTRCIQIEPNAVSLNSEFCYILKVPFGQDDDSGIVYVWLGEKSDEEEGRLAEETAQEMYDPEKYSLQVVREGEEPENFFWIGIGGRKAYDKDAAYMRHTRLFRCSNEKGYFAVSEKCSDFCQDDLADDDTMILDDGTHVFLWLGSKASDVEIKLALKSAQVYVQNLRVKQPELPRKLLCTFKGKESKKFTRCFHGWGEFKTTRE; from the exons ATGGCTGCCGGGGGAACCGTCTTGCCCTTCGTGAGGGGGATCGACCTGACCAAAAATGACTTTAAA GATACAGGCATCCCTCGCAGCATCAAGGAGATGTCAAGTCTCCGGTGGCTGCGAGTCAACAGCGCCGGGATAGATGATGTGCCGGAGGAGATTGGTAATCTGCAGAAGTTG GAGCATCTCTCCCTGAAGAACAACAACATCGAGAAATTGTATGGTGCTGTGACCAGTCTTCCTTGCCTGAGGTCACTTAACGTGCGCCATAACAAACTCCAGAAGACAGGTGTTCCCAAGGACCTATTCCAGATGGATGACCTCACCACCCTAGACTTCTCGCACAACAAGCTAACAGAGATTCCTGAAGGGCTGGAGGAGGCCAAGTCACTTCTGGTCCTTAATCTGTCAGATAATAT GATTGAGGAAATTCCAGCACAGGTATTTGTGAACTGCACTGACTTGCTGTACTTAAATGTAGGAGACAACAACTTGGAGACATTCCCTCCTCAAATTAGACGACTGGTACATCTACAAACCCTCATTCTCAACAACAACCCTTTGACACACTTCCAGTTCAG GCAGCTCCCATCTTTGGTTGCGCTGCAGACGCTACATATGCGAGCAACACAGAGGTCCCCCTCAAACCTGCCAGCCAACATAGAAGCCCTGACGAATCTTGCAGATGTCGACTTATCGCACAATGACTTGCAGAAGATCCCAGACTGCATCTTTACCCTCCGCAATATAAAACGTCTAAATATGTCTGACAACAGCATCAGTGAGATTTCAGGATCGATTG ACACCTGGAGCAAATTGGAGGTGCTGAATATGTGCCGGAACAATCTGACAGCACTGCCTTCACAAATCTGCAAGCTGGAAAGCCTACGTCGCCTAATGGTCAATGAGAACCAGTTGGATTTTGAGGGCATTCCATCTGGGATTGGGAAGATGGTTGCCTTGGAAGTTTTCTCGGCTGCGCACAATCGTCTGGAAATGATTCCTGAGGGGCTTTGCAG ATGTCCAAACCTCAAGAAGCTGATCCTAAACAGCAACCGCCTCGTCACCCTGCCAGAAACTATCCATTGCATTAATGAGACCCTGGAGCAGCTGGAGTTGGCTGACAATCCCGAGATGGTATGGCCCCCCAAGCCCCGTGGCATGGCCCAGGGATCAGGGGTGGCCTTCTACAACATCGACTTTTCTCTCCAGGCCCAGCTCCGAAATGCAGGGGCACAGGCTGCCCAGCTGGCAGCCACCCTTGCACAACAGCAAG GTACACCCAAAGACCCCATTGCTCGTAAGAAGAGGCTAAGGCAGTTCCGCAAGGACCAGAAGGACCAGCAGGATGACAAGCAGGAGAAGATC TTAAAGGGCATGAAGGAGATCGCTAAAGATGAAGAGAAGCAAAAGCAGAAGGACAAGATGACGGAGGAGAGGAGCCAGGAGGTCAAAAC GCAGAAACGATGGGATGAGGCCCTAGAGCGCCCACCCCTAAACTACCAGGAATTCTTTGATGAGGATGTAGGCCAGATCCCTGGAATCACAATCTGGGAAATCGAAAACTTCCTGCCAAACCAGATTGAGGAGTCAGTTTATGGCAAGTTTTATGAAGGGGACTGTTATATTGTCCTCAAGACTGAGATGGATGATTCTCAGAATCTTGAGTGGAAGATCTTTTTCTGGATTGGTGAGAAGTCTACG CTGGATAAAAAGGCCTGTTCTGCCATCCACGCTGTCAACCTGCGCAACTACTTGGGTGCTCAAGGACGCACACACAGAGAGGAGCAAGCAGATGAGTCGGATGATTTCCTGAGGCTGTTCAACCATGACATCACATACATTGAGGGTGGAAGGACAGCCTCTGGGTTCTTCACAGTAGAAGAGATG GATTATCCTGTTCGCCTGTATCGCATCTTCCCAACACACACTGGTATCCATCTGGAAACTGTGGCTTGCTGCGTGGAGTCCCTTGACCCACGACATGTATTCCTGCTAGATGACGGCAAGGTGATCTACGTGTGGCAGGGAAGCAAGTCCAAAAGGACTGTAACCACAAAGACCCGACTGTGTGCAGAGAAGATGAGCAAAGAGGAGCGAAAGAATCTAGCTGAAATCCACACCTTGGTTCAGGGTAAGGAGCACCCAGAGTGGCCACAGTTCTGGCAGGCACTAGGActtgatgaaggggaagaggaggaaatagaactGGAGGAGCATGTTGATCCTTCATTTACCCCAGTAGTGCCCAGGCTCTATCAAGTTGGCTTGGGTATGGGCTACTTGGAGTTACCACAGGTCGAGATTCCAGAAGGAAAATTAGTCCAAAAGCTTCTAAGGACTAAGAATGTCTACATTTTGGACTGTTACTGTGATGTCTTTGTGTGGATTGGCCGGAAATCTACCAGATTGGTACGTGCAGCTGCTCTGAAATTGTCACAAGAGCTGCTGAAGATGATTTTACGTCCAGATCATGCTGCAACCACTCTCGTGAAGGAGGGTACAGAGCCACAGGTGTTCAAGACCAAATTCACAGGTTGGACAGATGTTATTGATGTTGACTTCACAAGAACTGCAGATTCTGTGAGAAAGACTGGAGCCAATCTGAAGGACTGGTGTTCCAAGCAGGAGACTAAGGTAGATCTGAGTGCATTGTTTACACCTCGACAGCAGCCCATGTCCCTGGAGGAAGCGCAACAGTGCATGGATGAATGGAATGATGATCTGGACTCTATGGATGCTTTTGTGTTGGAGGGTAAGAAGTTTGTCAAGCTCCCTGAAAATGAGCTTGGGCACTTCTATTCTGGAGAGTGCTACGTCTTCCTCTGCCGCTACTGGGTGCCAGGAGAGCCACCAGAGgatgacaaggaggaagagacagagccCGAGGATGATTTCCAGTGTGTGGTCTACTTCTGGCAGGGACGACAGGCCTCAAACATGGGCTGGCTCACCTTCACCTTCAGTCTCCAGAAGAAATTTGAGGCACTCTTCGGTGATAAGCTTGAGGTTTCGAGAATGCACCAGCAGCAGGAGGTGGTGAAATTCATGGCCCACTTCAAAAGGAAGTTTGTCATCCACTCAGGCAGGCGCAGGCAGGACAGACAGCAGGCCAagccagaggaagaggaaaaaccaGCCGAACCAAAGCCAAGTGACCAGAAGCCCATGAGACCAAGGCCAAAACCCAGGCCTCCACCACCTGTGGAAGAACCCCCAAAGCCCAAGCCAGAGCTCTTCCACATGCGATCCAATGGATCCCCACTCTTCACTCGATGCATTCAGATCGAACCAAATGCTGTTTCACTCAACTCTGAGTTCTGCTACATCCTTAAAGTACCTTTCGGACAGGATGATGACAGTGGCATTGTGTATGTCTGGCTCGGGGAGAAGAGCGATGAGGAGGAAGGCCGCTTGGCAGAGGAAACAGCACAAGAGATGTACGATCCAGAGAAGTATAGCCTACAG GttgtaagagaaggagaagagccaGAAAACTTCTTCTGGATTGGTATTGGTGGGAGGAAGGCCTATGACAAGGACGCAGCTTACATGCGTCACACCAGGCTCTTCCGATGCTCGAATGAGAAAGGCTATTTCGCAGTCTCTGAGAAGTGCTCAGACTTCTGTCAG GATGACCTGGCAGATGATGACACTATGATCCTGGATGATGGAACTCATGTTTTCCTATGGCTCGGCTCAAAGGCTTCAGATGTCGAAATCAAACTTGCTCTAAAATCTGCACAG GTATATGTGCAGAACTTGAGAGTGAAGCAACCAGAACTGCCCAGAAAACTGCTGTGTACGTTTAAGGGGAAAGAATCAAAGAAGTTTACCCGATGCTTCCATGGCTGGGGAGAGTTCAAGACAACACGCGAGtaa